GCAGAAGAGCCATCGCGGAGCCAAGGATAAATTTCTTCATGTTTTCCTCCCAGATAAGGTGCCCGGCCACACCCCTCCTAAATGCCGGAGCCCCCAGTCTCGCCTGCGGGGCCTCTATTCAATTCAGCCGCCACTCCCATGGCGACCACATCGAAAAACGGAACAAACAAACCGTAAAATTCATTATGCGGAATATTCATTCCATTTTTCAGGACAAAGGTCAACAGCAAAATCTGGGCGCATCGCCGGACAGGCGAGGCCGAGTTTTCTCGTCGCTGCCGCTGTAAGATCGGATCATCAAACCTACATACTGGCACCCGGCACCATGGAACGGTTATTCCATCGAGATGGGAACGGAATAGAATGTCGGCCAACCAGCCGGCCGCGCCGCGGCCCGCCATGGAGAATACGCATGCCCTCGATGTACAGTTTCTCGGTTCCGATCTTTCAACGCGGCCTGCAAAACCTTTCGGCCTATCTCGACAAGATCGAAGCCTATGCGGCGGAAAAAGGTATCGCGGCGGAGGAACTCGTTTCCGCGCGCCTGATCGACGACATGCTGCCGCTCTCTGGCCAGTACCAGCGCGCCTCCGATACAGCGAAGCTCACCATTTCCCGCCTTGCCGGCATCGATGCGCCGCGCTTCGAGGATAATGAAGTAACCGTCGCAGACCTGCGGGAACGTCTGAAGAAGACGCAGGATTTCCTGGCGACGATCACGCCGGCAACGATGGAAGGCAGCGAGACGCGGGAAGTGACGATCGCGCCGGGAGGCAACAAGATCACCTTCAAAGGTGAAGATTACCTGGCGAAATTCGCGCTGCCGAATTTCTTCTTCCACGTCACGACGGCGCACGACATCCTGCGCAGCCGCGGGCTGTCCGTCGGCAAGATGAACTATCTCGGCGCACTCAGCTAAGATGATTCAGGGCCGGAGCGAAACCGGCCCTTTTTCCGTCAGTTCCGTATAGGCGAGCGTCTGGTCCAAATGCTCCGCGCGAAGGGAAAGCAGCTTTTCAGCATAGGCAAGCCTGATCGCCATATAGGCGCCGTCTTCGGCAACATTGGACAGCTCGGCCGGATCCTTCGTCAGATCGAAGAGCAGCGGCGGCAACCCGGCGCAATGAACATATTTGAAGCGCTTGTCGCGGATGACGGCGAGATTGCAGGCATTGGACCGCAAGCCGAAATGCTGCTCCGGGACACCCTCGGCGATATCGCGGAAGTCGAACTCCCAGAAGGCCGCATCGCGCCAGTTTTCCGGTTCGGACCCTGCGAGGAACGGCAACAGGCTTTCGCCGTCGACATGATTTTCCGGGGCGATGCCAAGCCGGTCGCACAGGCTCGGGAAAATATCCGCGGCACTGGTGAAATGCTCCACCTGCCGGCCGTGCGTGGCAAGCTGGCCGGGATCGCGAACGACGAGCGGCACATGATAGCTGCCGTCGAAGAAACCGCCCTTGCCGAGCATCCAGTGGTCGCCCATCATCTCGGCATGGTCCGAGGTGAAGACGATGACGGTATCGTCCCAGACGCCTGCATCCTTCAATGCTTGCCAGATCCGGCCAAGCTGCGCGTCGACCTCGGCAATCATGCCGTAATAGATCGCGCGGATTGTCGCAAAGTCGTGTGACGTCCAGTCGCTGATGGAGCCTTTGCCGCCATACATGAAGCCGCCCTTGCCGATCAGCGGCAGGCCGAAGGCGAGCAGCGGATGCGCTGCCATTTCCGTCTCGCGATCAGCGGCACGCGCAAAAGCCGGGCCGTCGGCGGCCGAAAACATGCGGTTATAAGGCTCTGGCACTGAGAAAGGCGGGTGCGGCCTCAAAAAGGAAACATGCGCGAACCAGGGCTGATCCTGCTCTCCGAGCCAGCGGATGAACTCGCCCGCCAGAAAGGCTGTCTGCGTCTCCTCCTTGGAATAGGCGGGTGCGTTGCTGGAAATCTCGCCCGGCTCGGCGCCGACGGGAATATGGATATCCCGGCTGACGGCATCAGCATGGCCGCGCGACCGCAGCCAGGAAAGCCATTGTTTCTCGTGCTCGGGCAAAAGCTGCCGCAGCGTGAAGCCGGGCAGCACGCCCTCATAGGTCGTCAGATGCGGATCATGGGGATCGCGGCCGCGCGGATCGGGCGCCGTGTCGGTATAGCCGAACAGCGCCGGGTCATAGCCGGCCCGGCGTGCGGCAAGCGCGACATTGTCGAAACGGGCATCCAGCGGCGAACCATTGCGGCAAACGCGATGGTTCATCTGATAGAGGCCGGTATAGAGCGTCGCGCGCGCCGGCGAACAGGGGGCCGTTCCGGCATAGTGCCGCCGGAAGAGCACGCCTTCCCGCGCGAGCGCATCGACATTCGGCGTCTTCACGCATTGATTCCCGACGGCGGAAAGGCAATCCCCCCGCCATTGATCGGCCGAAATCAGAAGAACGTTTGGACGCTTGCCCGCCGCACCAGCTGAAGGGTAAGGCTCAGTGCTGGTTGGATTTGGCATGCCAATTCCATGCGGATTGGATGATCTCCGTCAGGTCATATTGCGGCGACCAGCCAAGGATATCGCGAGCCTTGTCGTTGTTGGCGACCAGCGTCGTCGAATCGCCCTCACGGCGGCCGACATATTCGACCGGGAACGGCCGGTTCGACACGGTCTCGATGGTCCCGAGCAATTCCTTCACCGTCGTTCCCGTGCCCGTGCCTAGATTGAGCGCGACGGAATCGCCACCACGCAGCAGATATTCCACGGCGCGAACATGGGCATCGGCGAGATCGAGCACATGGATGTAATCGCGCACGCAGGTGCCGTCGCGCGTATCATAATCGCTGCCGAACACCTTGAAGCCCTGGCGCCTTCCGAGCGCCGCATCAATGGCGAGCGGGATCGCATGGGTTTCCGGCGTATGCCACTCGCCGATGCGCCCCTCGAAATCGGCGCCGGCGGCGTTGAAATAGCGCAGCACCACGGAGCGCAGCCCCTTATACTGGCCGTAATCGGCCAGCGCCTGCTCGACGATATATTTCGTTCGGCCATAGGGGTTGATCGGCACCTGCTGGTGGCTCTCGTCCAGCGGCACGCTCTGCGGCAGGCCATAGGTGGCGCAAGTCGAGGAGAAGACGAAAGCCTTCACACCGGCAGCCTGAGCTGCGGACAGCAGGGTCAGCGTGCCGATGACGTTGTTTTCGTAGAAGGCGACGGGATCCTTGACAGACTCGCCGACCTCGATCAGCGCAGCGAAATGCAGGATTGCGGCAGGCTTGTGCTTGGCTAGCACCTCATCGAGACGCGCCCGATCGCGGATATCGCCTTCCTCGGCGGGACCCCATTTGACGAACTCGCGATGACCGTTGGAGAAATTGTCGTAGACGACGGGCTTGAACCCCTTGTTCGCCAGATCCAGACAAGTGTGCGAACCGATATATCCGGCTCCGCCGACCACAAGCACCGTTTCTCCTGCCATGACCATCCCTTCTTAACTCACAAGGATTTGCCGCCTCAAACGCGGCGGACCGGTTCGATCCGACGCGTACACTTAGAGAGCTGTAGCCGACTTGCAAGGCGGGAGAAAGGAGCAAGATTGGTAGTATCGAGAACGGGCCGAGGCGAAAACCTAAGCCGGCTTCACCTCCGCCTTGCCGGTATGCATGAGAATTCCGGCTAGCGCCAAAACCGGAGGCAGAACGAAACAGGCCATGCCGACAAATAGAAAAAGCGCCGCCGCCAACGCGCAACCGAAGGCAAAGCCGCCAACAGCGACCCCCATGCGGCGAAGCCGGGCCTTCATTGCCGCCTTTTCCTCCGGCTTGGCACTATGGAGCAGATCGGCGATGTCGATCATGATCTGCGTCGTCGTGCCCGTCATCATGGTCGTCGGCGGCGTCGAGCCGAGATGAATGCGATGTGCCGTCGTCTGGATTGCCATGGCCGCGACAAGCGTCATCCCTGTCAGAAGCGGCTGCCAGCCATCTCCATCGCCAAACGGGCCAAAGTGCAAAGCGAGGATCGCCGCGAACGCTAGTAGCAGCAATTTCAGCGTAAGGATGATCTGCAGCGTCGGAAGATTGCGGCGCGAGAGATCACCACCGATGAGGCGCGCGAGGATGACAACGATACAGAAAACCGGCAGCGCCAGAAGCTTGGCCAGCGCGCCCGAAGTTCCGAGTGCCAAGGAAGCGCCGAGCGTGACGAAATTGCCTGTAACATGCGCCGTGAATAGTCCATGCAGGGCAAGGAACCCGGCGGTATCGACATAGCCGCCATTGATACTCAGAAGGGTGGGCAGGCTCGGCTTCATCGCTTTCTCGCTCGCTTCGATCGTCTTCGACCTTATCGCGCCGAACAGCCGCCGATGTCGAGATATTTGCGGAA
The Rhizobium sp. 11515TR DNA segment above includes these coding regions:
- a CDS encoding DUF1993 domain-containing protein; protein product: MPSMYSFSVPIFQRGLQNLSAYLDKIEAYAAEKGIAAEELVSARLIDDMLPLSGQYQRASDTAKLTISRLAGIDAPRFEDNEVTVADLRERLKKTQDFLATITPATMEGSETREVTIAPGGNKITFKGEDYLAKFALPNFFFHVTTAHDILRSRGLSVGKMNYLGALS
- a CDS encoding alkaline phosphatase family protein; translated protein: MPNPTSTEPYPSAGAAGKRPNVLLISADQWRGDCLSAVGNQCVKTPNVDALAREGVLFRRHYAGTAPCSPARATLYTGLYQMNHRVCRNGSPLDARFDNVALAARRAGYDPALFGYTDTAPDPRGRDPHDPHLTTYEGVLPGFTLRQLLPEHEKQWLSWLRSRGHADAVSRDIHIPVGAEPGEISSNAPAYSKEETQTAFLAGEFIRWLGEQDQPWFAHVSFLRPHPPFSVPEPYNRMFSAADGPAFARAADRETEMAAHPLLAFGLPLIGKGGFMYGGKGSISDWTSHDFATIRAIYYGMIAEVDAQLGRIWQALKDAGVWDDTVIVFTSDHAEMMGDHWMLGKGGFFDGSYHVPLVVRDPGQLATHGRQVEHFTSAADIFPSLCDRLGIAPENHVDGESLLPFLAGSEPENWRDAAFWEFDFRDIAEGVPEQHFGLRSNACNLAVIRDKRFKYVHCAGLPPLLFDLTKDPAELSNVAEDGAYMAIRLAYAEKLLSLRAEHLDQTLAYTELTEKGPVSLRP
- the galE gene encoding UDP-glucose 4-epimerase GalE: MAGETVLVVGGAGYIGSHTCLDLANKGFKPVVYDNFSNGHREFVKWGPAEEGDIRDRARLDEVLAKHKPAAILHFAALIEVGESVKDPVAFYENNVIGTLTLLSAAQAAGVKAFVFSSTCATYGLPQSVPLDESHQQVPINPYGRTKYIVEQALADYGQYKGLRSVVLRYFNAAGADFEGRIGEWHTPETHAIPLAIDAALGRRQGFKVFGSDYDTRDGTCVRDYIHVLDLADAHVRAVEYLLRGGDSVALNLGTGTGTTVKELLGTIETVSNRPFPVEYVGRREGDSTTLVANNDKARDILGWSPQYDLTEIIQSAWNWHAKSNQH
- a CDS encoding YoaK family protein, with the translated sequence MKPSLPTLLSINGGYVDTAGFLALHGLFTAHVTGNFVTLGASLALGTSGALAKLLALPVFCIVVILARLIGGDLSRRNLPTLQIILTLKLLLLAFAAILALHFGPFGDGDGWQPLLTGMTLVAAMAIQTTAHRIHLGSTPPTTMMTGTTTQIMIDIADLLHSAKPEEKAAMKARLRRMGVAVGGFAFGCALAAALFLFVGMACFVLPPVLALAGILMHTGKAEVKPA